The proteins below come from a single Ruegeria sp. SCSIO 43209 genomic window:
- a CDS encoding EamA family transporter: MSAEIVLIILAAALLHAIWNTVVKTAADRTVTLGLVALGHVIPGALMVAVLPLPNVESLPYLAGSTVVHFGYFYMLNQAYRHGDLSVVYPIARGVVPALVALWAVIFAGEHLPTQAWIGIAVIATGIQLSSWSVLRQGVGRASLVFALGTGCFISIYSLVDGLGVRVSGNILSYWAWHSVLHIFVVGFVALRRGARVLDLPLRIWVIGIAGGMVSMTAYGLVLYAKNFAPLGVVSALRETSVIFAALIGFLFLGEGNPMRRLLAAVMMAAGVTLIALSS; the protein is encoded by the coding sequence GTGAGCGCTGAAATCGTTCTCATAATCCTTGCGGCCGCGTTGCTGCATGCGATCTGGAACACGGTTGTAAAAACGGCCGCTGACCGAACAGTCACGCTGGGTCTGGTTGCACTGGGGCATGTTATCCCGGGGGCGCTGATGGTAGCGGTTCTGCCGCTGCCGAATGTCGAGAGCCTGCCATATCTGGCAGGTTCGACTGTCGTTCATTTCGGATATTTCTACATGCTGAATCAGGCCTACCGGCATGGTGATCTCAGTGTGGTGTACCCGATCGCGCGCGGTGTGGTTCCTGCGCTGGTCGCTCTTTGGGCCGTAATATTTGCGGGCGAACATCTGCCGACGCAGGCATGGATTGGGATCGCGGTGATTGCCACCGGCATTCAACTGTCCAGCTGGTCGGTTTTGAGGCAAGGGGTCGGTAGGGCATCGCTTGTTTTCGCATTGGGAACGGGCTGCTTTATTTCCATCTACTCGCTTGTGGATGGCCTGGGCGTGCGGGTGTCAGGCAACATCCTGAGTTATTGGGCCTGGCATTCGGTTCTGCATATCTTTGTTGTGGGCTTTGTCGCGCTACGGCGAGGCGCGCGTGTGCTTGATTTGCCTCTGCGCATCTGGGTGATCGGGATTGCAGGCGGAATGGTGTCGATGACGGCTTACGGCCTAGTGCTTTATGCCAAGAATTTCGCTCCGCTTGGCGTCGTGTCAGCCTTACGCGAAACTTCAGTGATCTTCGCGGCCCTGATCGGATTTCTGTTCCTGGGTGAAGGCAATCCCATGCGACGCCTTCTGGCAGCCGTGATGATGGCTGCAGGCGTGACGCTGATCGCATTGTCGTCATGA